From Chaetodon trifascialis isolate fChaTrf1 chromosome 24, fChaTrf1.hap1, whole genome shotgun sequence:
GTATTGTTTCAGCTTGATAGCACAGTGTAAGCTCTCGCGGCAGTCACTTTGCAAAGGATGCAATGGAAGGCGAATAAAGTGCACCGCtgcgcacacacgcaggccCAAAAATGGACCGTGTGGTgagttttctctgtgtttccagaGATTACAGATCCGTCATGTGAGGTGTTTGTTGAGCTTTTTGTCACGACTTAGAAATGATGAGGCAGTTGCTAGGTTTTTGTTTGGTAGgactgcccccctccccccctcgtTATATTATAAATTGTGGTTTGTGTAGAGAGAGAAGTTAAGCGTATCAGCTGGAGAACATTACTCTGGGACGTATTTGAATCTCTGCTCTTCTGTCTGGTTAATATTAAAATCGGGAGACATTCCATTGCCTCTGACGTCGAACTGTTTTTGAGCTTGTATAGGAGAAAATGGCATGCTCTGTAATGAGCCACCCCCCATAATAAACAGCAGGGGAAGGGTAGAGGCAACAGGATGCTCATTGAGCGAAGTGCGTCATTTAGTGGCCAGCAGGCTGCCCTCAGCAGTGGGAGGTCCTGTCTGCAGATGAGAGAACGCACACAGCCGCACATCGCGCATATGCAGGAACACAAAGCAGGAGGTTTCAGGGTAGCAGTGAAGGCCAGCAGGGCCAACCACCCACACGGCCATAATAATGATGGAGGAATATGGGTGcgactgtacacacacacacacacacacacgcgcgcatcCACCAATGACAGGCCTTGCTGGTGAATTCTGGAGACTGGTTGCACTTATGGCTTGGAGTTCATCGTCTTCCCTGGGGGAGCGAGCTCTAAAGTCATCAGCCAGATTTCACCCACGCATCACCGCCCTTATAAGGACACATTTACCAGGACTGAATGCCACATTTTCCCAATACACTGTGATCAGCACGACCCTGAGGAGGCTGAAAGAGGCcagtggtgcagcagcagagagccgTGTGCCCCGACATGCCTGCTGCCACTCCTCACCCGAGCCGACGTCACGATGAGTCAGACTGACACTCTTGCATgatatgttatcatgtgtaaCCGGAATATAGATTATTACCCAACCGTTTCCTGTTCAGTGTGACGGGAGTGCATCTGTTGACTGGAAGTCATTTGACACGTAGAGATGGTGCCAACTGAGGCTAAACTCATTGACCAAATCTTAGGAAATTAGCGCTGCTTGTCACTTACTTGATTGAAATAGTCTGTTATTCAGTATTTGAGGTGAATTTATGTAATTGTAAGAATGAAAATGGTGTGAAGCACCTCGCTAAGACTCTCTGTATCCTGTTATGTGTCACCTATCTGTACCTTCAAGGCAGTGCACCTTGTGACAGAGCTTTGTTTTATTAAACACTGACTAATACTGGGTGTGTGCCTTTAGCACCAGGTTGTTGTTTAGCGAATGTCCTTTCATAAGCCAGATGTTTATTGCCTGCACTCCATTGAATGATTCATTGCTTATGATCTCCGCCATGAAACTGATAAAGCTGACTTCATCATAGACCTCCCTCAGCGACTTTGAagtcagtgtgactgtgatttAATCTGCATTAAACACTGCGCTAATCCACGACAGGGACACATTTGCGTGTGGTGTATGTGGATTATGACATAGTTTAATATGTAATTGTGACACAGGGCATCTCATATCCAGAAAACATGTCATGATGTAGCAGATTTTATATAAATTAAATGAATAGATAGTTTACATAAATGAATTACCACATGGAAAGGCccctctgtgctgtttgatgTGACTCTTGCATAGGCGTTAGAGAGGCTGGTGGGGTTCATGTCCCAAAACATGGACTTTAATGTTTGTCACTGTAGTTTGAACATGGTGGTTTATGTTGATAATTGTCTTTTTTGGGCTGCTTTATAGTCTTAAGCATCAGTGAGGTGGCTGTTATGTTTCTTGACCGCGGCGGTTTTCGCTACTAGTTCCTCTCCCCTGTGTTGAATGTCATTATATTCCATATAACAGACTGTGTTTGTAATAAACATCAGTGTGGGTCCAGCCCGACGAGGCTTTTGGCTTGGCTTTGCTGCATCTTAATCATGCTCAAGTGGTTTTCCGTGGTGGGTTAGGGAGGCCGTGAtgctctcctcccctctgtcctgGCTGTGGGGCTCATCCACAGGCACGCTGGACCGTCCAGCATGACTCTGACCCACATTCTCATCCCTGCTCCACATTCCCAAATCCAAACCCTcctccgctctcctcctctgagccgCCATATCGCCCTGAAGCTAAAAATGGATGCCTTTTGTACAATCCTCTGGTATAGATCTGACTGCATGATTTGGGCAGATTTGGTCATTGGTTATTGTACACATGGCCTTCCCTCATTTCTTGCGCTGTCATTTGACaaatctccctctgtctctccctccctccctccctcgcctcACCTCATCACCTGACTTGCGGCAGTGAGGCTTTCACTGTCGGTAGTGTGATAATCCAACAGCTGCACAGTGGAGAGGGGGTGGAtgtgggggggaggggggatgcGTACAGCAGAAAGGCTTACGTCAACTCAAACGagtcatgcagcagcagcatggccgCCTGCATAGACGGCCAACTGCCATTTTGCTATAGGTGAAGCCTGCTGCACGCACAGTTCAGTGTTGTAACAACACACAGAGCATCACCTCTCTCTTCAGTTCCACATTTTAATGCTGTCCAGTGGTGATAATTGACGTAAAATTGCTGTTAAAACAAAGAGGCACACCCCCACACACTGTAGTCTGCAGTGACAATGCTGTGCGACCACCCCCACATTTTGTGtctgtccccctcctcccacTGTACTTTCTATAGGAGAGAGCCATAAAGCAAAGCACTCGCAGGCTGATTCCTGCATGTGTTCAATCAGTGTGTCACTGTTAATCATTGTCAAGTTGCTATTGGGTGCAAGCGGGGAGTTAACGCTGCAGCCAGCTGTGACCTTTTTATCAAGACGTGATACCAGACGCAGGTTACGTGCACTAAAGGCCATTTCCAGCGGAGACTGAACGCTGTCTTAAAGCTACATCTGGCTGTTGATTTAGCTTTTGTAAAACTGTGGATAAGCCCGCTGATTTCCCTGTTGCAGTCTACTATCTGCCCACAGGGGCTGATGTGATCATCACGTCTGTTTTTTTAGGTtgcatttgatttttaaaaccACCCATTTCCTGCTGAGTTACTACTCTTCCATCAAGTGATCATGCACACAGTATATATGATATTTACTGTGTTTGTAGGTGAACAGTCAGGGCAGGATTCTTGAGCTCCGTTCGGGGTAATGGCAGCCTGACACTGATGTATATCTGTGGGGGATTTGCCATCGATCTTAtgtatatttagtttttttttgcaAGGGATTACCGATAATGACTACTGTACACATCCACTCACAATGAGACTCACTCATGCATCATTAATCCTTAAACAATGGAATCATTTGCCTGCAGACGCACGACTCCTGCTGCGTTGTTATATAGCTGAGTCCTTGACGCACAGTCAGTAAGGCCTGGCCATGCTGAAATGAAACCGCACCAGGGCGTCGCCACATAGCTTGACACTTGCTGTGACTTCAAGTATGGAAGTGAATTGATTTGGGGCTGAAATGAAGTGTCAGTCAAGGCCGGAGGATGATTAGAAGCAGATACCCACACAGTGATTATTGTGTTTCACCGTGGTGATTTTCCAATGGACCGATGAACGCCCACTTGTCTTTTTATACCTATGTaacatctgtgtgcatgtgtgtccaggatgaagaggaggaaattaaACTTGAGATCAATATGCTGAAGAAGTATTCCCACCACCGAAACATAGCCACCTACTATGGTGCTTTCATTAAAAAGAGCCCCCCGGGACACGACGACCAGCTATGGGTAAGTCCTCAAATCCTTTCAAGAAATTAAGGTTGAGCAAGGAAGGAAATAATGTAGCTGCCAGGTTTACTTCTGTTTTCAGTTATATTCACATTTTCTACCTGTTTTTGTGTAGTTGGTGATGGAGTTCTGTGGAGCTGGTTCCATCACAGACCTGGTGAAGAACACCAAGGGGAACCAGCTGAAGGAAGACTGGATCGCCTACATCTCCAGAGAGATCCTCAGGGTgagctccttctcctctcctctcctctcctctcctctcctctcctctcctctcctctcctctcctctcctctcctctcccacagtCACTcatgtcccctctctctctgtctccccctcagGGTCTTGCCCACCTACACGCCCACCACGTCATTCACCGTGACATCAAGGGCCAGAACGTCCTGTTGACTGAGAATGCCGAAGTCAAACTCGGTGAGTGGAGAAGCATGTTCTTCCACATGTTCGCTGACGTCCAGACTGAAAGTGACCGTGATGAAATCCCCTAGTCTCATATTTAATTTCGAGTTTGGCACCTTGATGACTGTGATTACTCTCTCTAGTTGACTTTGGCGTGAGCGCTCAGCTGGACCGGACTGTGGGGAGGAGAAACACCTTCATCGGGACCCCTTATTGGATGGCCCCTGAGGTCATTGCTTGTGACGAGAACCCAGACGCCACATACGATTACAGAGTAAGAGCCTCCACAGAAGTCTCAAGCTCTGAAAACCTGCCAGTGTGTAATTGTGTGAAACAGGTGCTTTCTACCTGTGGGCACCTGGATTTGTCTGAGCTTGTGTGCTTGGTGTGGTTTTGGCTAACGGGCCTCGTCTTTTCTTGCAGAGTGATTTGTGGTCTTGTGGTATCACAGCTATTGAAATGGCTGAAGGAGCACCACGTGAGTACCAGTTTTTCTTGATATTTCTGTGCCAGTTCGGCCTCTTGAATTCTCATTGATCTGCATGTGTGCGTCTTCTTCCAGCGCTTTGTGACATGCACCCAATGCGTGCGCTCTTCCTCATTCCAAGAAACCCTCCTCCCAGGCTCAAGTCTAAAAAATGGTGAGTACCACCCACAAAGATGAGCATTGCTATCCTTTCCAGTCCTCTTCTCACCCAAATAAATCCTCACTCAGGAGctttttgtgcaatattttctgTATAGATTTCCTACTTGGCCTCTTGATGTGCACTCCTGTGCATTTTGATTTTATCTCTGACATCAGACCCGGCAGCTACAGAGGCTTGAATCAGAGCTTGGcttttcctctgtgctttgCTGCTGAGCTGAACATCTGTGGTACACCTGCTCTGGCAGGCTCAGTCTCCTCTggcacacactgctgcattgcTGTGGACacgctgcagaaaaaaaacccctccaGCATCTGACTTGTCAGCTGGCTGTAGAGCTGAGATGACTTGGGTCCCGTTTTAACAGACGGTGTAGTGTGAATAGGCTTTATTATGGATACTGGCTTTCGTTAAATAATAGATAGTTTTGCTGTTAGATCGTTTCATTTTTGATTCATTCACTTGAAAGCTTAAAGGCAGCAGGTGCAGTGATGATGCTAATTTCATTGTACTGTGCCTCATATTTCAGAGTTTTCATGGTATATATGTGATGAAGGGCTCAATGCTGCCTGTCCACACGTGTAAACCTCAATTAACACAGAGAAACCAGAGGCTGTTATGCTGTGGAGCATTTCAGAGACATGAAGGGAGGCAGTGTTAAGACTGATGGCTAATCTGGAATCAGAGCTTGTTTGCACAAACGTCCGTTTTACTCAGGATCCTTGGACGTGCTCTGTCCGTTTGTGGCTGAAATATTTGTCTGGCACTCGCTGTCTCTTTTTATCTGTCACACACCCTGTCGTGCATTGTTTCTCCCCGTTGACTTCAATCCCCACAGGTCCAAAAAGTTCTTCAGTTTCATCGAGAGCTGTCTGGTAAAGAACTACACGCAGCGCCCCCcgacagagcagctgctgaagcaCCCCTTCATCCGAGACCAGCCCAACGAGAGGCAGGTCCGCATTCAGCTCAAAGACCACATCGACCGCaccaagaagaagagaggagagaagggtgCGTCTGgctctgcttgtgtgtcttCACTCGCCAGCTGGTTGCTTtgcttctcttttctgttttattgtcagAACAAAAGTTCTGATTCCAACATTTTGTCTTGTGCAGATGAGACGGAGTATGAATACAGtggcagtgaagaggaggaggaggatcctccagagcaggagggagagccCAGGTATGGTCTAATAGTGACAAATCAGGTGTACCTGCTTATTGGATGGCAGCCCAGTGGCTTTCTAATCTGACTGCAATGTCCTCTTTCTTCCTGCCGTCCAGCTCCATTGTCAATGTGCCAGGTGAGTCAACTCTGCGCCGCGACTTCATCCggctgcagcaggagaacaAGGAGCGATCAGAGGCGCTGCGTcgccagcagctcctccaggagcagcagctccgGGAGCAGGAGGAGTACAAGCGCCAACTACTGGCCGAGAGGCAGAAACGCATTgagcagcagaaggagcagaggaggcggCTGGAGGAGGTACAGGAGATGGGACTTATCAAACTGCTGCAAATCGTGTTTTTTGTCAAGAAAACTTTTgacatttcctcctttctttcccccACAGCAACAGCGACGCGAACGGGAGATGAGGAGGCAACAGGAGCGCGAGCAGCGCCGGCGTGAGCAAGAGGAGAAGAGGCGCATCGAAGAGATGGATCGTCGAcgcaaagaagaggaggaacgCCGGAGGGCCGAGGACGAGAAGAGAAGGAACGATCGCGAACAGGTCGGCTTGAAAACTACGATCCGTAAACTGAATAAGCACAAAGCTCTGCAGTTACTGTACGCACTGTTTGAGTGAGGCTCGGCTTAGTGttgctttgattgacaggagTACATCAGGCgccagctggaggaggagcagagacatCTGGAGATGCTGCAGGAGCAGCTCCTCCGTGAACAGGCCATGCTGCTGGTCagtcacacacctgcacacacatgctgtatcCATAACACTCTGCCGTAGCTGCCTGCTGTAGTTATAGTTGTCAGGTTGATTGATCCCTGATGTCATCTTTAAGGACTGGTATCAGGTGTGTATAGtttgcataaaaataaaatgaagttaCTGGAgtgtaaaatgtgtgaatgtgtaagGAATGCATTTAAAAGATGGCACTGATTTTTAGTCAGCCTAAGTTTATCAGGCAGACGGGGGCTGCCGGCTCTCCCGTCTCTTCTCACCACCTTGAATCAACCCCACGCTCTGCAATAGGAGTTCAAGTGGCGGGAGCTTGAGGAGCAGCGCAAGGCTGAGCGACTCCATAAGCgcctgcagcaggagcaggcCTACCTGCTGTCGCTGCAGCACGAATCCAAACAGCAGCCCGGCGACAAGAACAAACCCCCTTCAGACTTCAGCAAACCTCCACAGACCTCCACCCTGCCCCCTGACAGAGTCCTCCTCACCACCATCCCTCAAGCTCAGGTCCTTGACAGCGCGGTGTCTGTAGCAAGAGGCCCTTATGAGTCCTCCAGAGCACTTCAGACGGTCCCCTCGGATAGCGCTAAATCCCCGGCAGCGGTGCCAGAGAAGTCTGACTCTGATGAGACCTGTCCCAGCCCGCTCTCAGACtcccccagccccagccccccTCAGACTGAAAGCCCCACTGACTCTGAACCTCCTCAGGCAGAGAGCTCAGAGCCGGTCAGTCATCCTCCTCAGCCTATCAGAGAGGTGAACCTCCTCCTCGGCTCCGCCTGCCCCGCTGCCTGCTCTTTCTGGCTTCTTCTTGCTTGTCTTCACACACCCTCAGTGACCGTGATGATAGAGGTGGTGCGAGCAGCAAATACTGGTTTTCCTTTTAGCCCAAATACTTAAAATTTGGCGTTCTGTTCCTGATGGTTTCATTCCAAAGCCATAACTAATTTGTAATAACACAGAGCCTCTCAGCCAGACCCTTTGAGTGAAACAAGCGGGGGGTACATTGGAGAATGGAAACCCACAGGCTCCGACCACCATCGACAAGCCTTTTTATGTCCTGAATAAAACCGAGCTGTTCTCCTCCGCTCTCTCTTGGCACTCGCTTTCACTTGCAATGCTGCAAGTCTCCTTGACTACTAAAACCAGTAGGAAATGTTATCGTCACTTGAAGCAGGCTGagcaagacaaagagaaaaaattCATTTGTAAGTTCGggagaaagtggaaaaataagCAGCATTACACCTTTTTAGCCTTTTTGTTTCCCCATAGACATAAAGATGATTCATTTCTTACCTACATGAGAATCTCTTGCTCTTATAGTCTCCTCAGAACAACACAGAGCCACAGGTGTTGGGAGTTTCTCTTGATCTTGGATGGCCTCCCTGTGATGATGTTCTTCAATATGGCTGCTCTGACTCTCAATGTGTGTGGATTGGGCCATTGCATGTGGATGGCTGAGGCCCAGACTAACCTGTAGGGCGCCGAGGCGATGCCGTCAACAGAGCTGCTCCGTGTCATTAACAATGATCTTTCCCACAGTTATTACTCGGATGTGTTTTCAGGGACGTCTCCACCTCTGTCTGCATATGTCCGTGTGTCTGTCGGCTGCCTCGAATGGGCTTCAAGCATGTTTAATGTCATTGTCCTCAGATGTCTTTACTGTTAGTGGTTGTCAATATTACAAATGTGCTAAAAGGACAGTAATTTTAGGAAAACCAAGCAGATGGGAGCCACATTaagcagaaaagaaagcagCTAGCTTCCATCACTGTTCGTGGTTCCCTTCTgcttgatttttgttttatctcaGTCAGAGAAATGTGTCCCCTGACCCTCATTCCATCTCCTGTGCGATTCCCTCATCGCAGGCCGACGAGCGGTACCGTAAGAACATTCAGGGCTCCCCTCAGACTGCCCCCCCTCCCAAGCAGCCCCCTCTGCCTCCCCGCTCCTCTGAGCCGTTCTCCAATGGTGGCTCCGCCTCCGAGGCCTCCGCCATGCACCGGCCCATGGAGCCTCAGGTAactcctccctctttttttcctcttttctcctgtcGGTCTCGTCCCCCCCTCGCTGCTGGGTTTGTGTACTTGCACAGCTGTTGAACCTGAGTTTTAGCCCTAGAAGCTAATGCAATGAAGCTGTTTACAGCAAGGTCTGTTAATTattgaactgtccctttaagatgCTCCGTTTGTTGAGCGTTTTTTGGCTGTAAGCTCGTACAGGAAGCCGGCCGTTGCAAGTGATTCAGCCAGTAGCCTCAGTAGTAAAAAGGGATAGATCTGGCAAGTTGATATTACAGAGAAGGAGGTCTGGACATAATCCAAGATTGGAGAGGAGGCTGTAAAGTAGTTCACTCACCAACCCCACCCTGCTCCTGTCCTTTTCTCCTGACGTTACTCTAAGATCTTTGCTTATAAAACAACACCTCCTTCTTGTATTACCTGGGACAAATCTGTCAATCTGTAAATGTCACTAATACAATTAactacagtgttttttttctgaaatacaTCTCACAGCAGTGATAGTTTGCATCAGCCTCGAGTGAAACGCTCCATCGTGTCGTCTTGTGCTTTGTCTGCTCGTATGCATGTGTACAAATCTAAGCACATGTATGTGAAACGCCACACACATCTTCCCTCATGTCTCACCGTGTTGTCTGCTTGTttcacctccctcccctcctcctcctcctcctcctcctcttcctcttcctcctcttgttcttccccctcctccctcactccctaAAAGGTCCAGTGGTCCCACCTGGCtgctttaaaaagcagcaacagtgccgccccctctcctcctcctccgcccgTGGTCTCTCGCTCCCAGTCCTTCAGCGAGCCCGGCGGCGTGACCTCTAGCTTTGCACAACTCCACCTGCGTTCCCAGGacccccaccaccatcaccaccaccaccaccaccaccacccatcGCCCGCACGCACTGACCCACAGCCCCAACCTCCCCTCCACCACCCTCCGGCCCACACTAGGGCTGAACACCAGGCCAGCAGCGAGGAGGTACCTCCCAAGGTAAGGAGCTGGTGAGGGCCCCCTCCCCTATCCCCACCCTAACCTTGACTCTCCctcattcacttcctgtcacgCCGGTCACTTCGCTTCATCCACagcctgtctgtttgtgtctgccgTGCTGTGTTCAGTCTCACTTCTTGaacatgctgcagctgtgttggGTTtatctaacacacactcacacagactcacacacaccaaaatgaggacattttgaaTCTGTTTCCTCAGGTCCCAGTGAGGACAACATCCAGGTCTCCAGTGCTGTCGCGCCGAGAGTCCCCTCTGCCATCACAGCCCAGCAACCAGGGCGGACAGAGGAACGCTGGCGGGTAAGTAAAGAGGATTTCTTCCCCCGTTTGGATGAGTTGCACACATTTAAACTGGGTAATATGGGAACATCACTCCTGTTGCCAGTGACCACACAGGTTGGCTGGATTTGAAACAAAGTTGTTAAGACTGGAGACGGTAGCTTGGTAGAAGACAGctcatttatttaaattaaaGCACATAATGGCGAAtcctgagaaagagaaagacgaCAACAAAGTATATCCTGTTTTTTTGTGACAGCAATGTGGAGCAGCGCCCGCTGTGGGACCGCGTGGAGAAGCTGCAGCCTCGGCCAGGCAGCGGCAGCTCCTCGGCCTCCTCCAACTCCAGCTCCCAGGCCAGTCCTGGAGACCGCTTCAGGCCACGCTGTGAGTCCCTCGGTGCTGTACTCGGCTACATTTCACCCACTGCTTACTAGTCCATCGTCACACCATTCTTACATTACTATTCTGTGCAATCCTCTCACTCTCCAGTatgtgttctgctgttttttttacaggtAATTGCAGATCTTTTCAGAGCCAGCTCTCTTTGTTTCCCCCTCACTGATGCTACTTTCTTTTGTTCCCTCAAAGCTTCCTCCAAATCTGAAGGGTCGCCTCTCCAGCGGCCTGAAAATGTTCccaaaaaacaagatgaaaagaaCCTCGCCAGACCTACTCGACCAGCTGTGAGTCCACTGTCACTAAAGTGCTGGTCAAACTTGTTTGATGCTGAATGGGTGaaaactgttttcttctttccattttctctattttctacCACTCTAATTATTCAACCACCTGGTGTGTGAAACTTCTCATGAATCCAATGGTTCGTGATTGTTGGGGAACCTCTTAGGGTGATGCGGTAAGCCTATTAAATGAGATTACATAATCACACCTATGCTATGCTTGCACCATTGCCCCGCCTGTTGCATTATACGATAATGGTTTGCGATAAAAGAGCCGTTTCTCCCTTGTGAGGATTAATTCAGTAGTCCTTTTCAGTTCTGTCTTTGGTTGCTGTCCTTTCTGCCTGTGATGTGATCGCCTCCTACTGGCATCTTTCCTCGCGTCTGCTCAGTTCTTTCTCACTTTACTGCTCGTCATCGGCGGCGCTAGAAGGGTTAACCCTTTGCAGCAGCTTCCAGAGCCTGGATGTGAATGCGAGCACATTTGAATGCAACCACACGCCTCCTGTTTCCTTGTACATGTCAGAATTGCTCCTAATCTCACCTGGCTTTGTTGTTGGATAAAATGTGGCCCATTAGCTTTGTCGAGCACGTCAGGGAAGAGTTCCCTCCTCCCTTTGTTGCTCATCACTGACCTTACAAGACTCCATTATTAAGAGTCTGCAAAGGGGAACAAGCTGAAGGCAACGTGGTTACAAGACATGGACTCTGGAGGGTACTGCTCTAATCTAGGAATTAGAAAAACAATTCAACTATTATCTGATTTTTCAAACAGTGCACCACTTCGGGCCTGTGTCCACCACAGCGTCCTCCTGCAGCcagagcatttttaaaaattgtttGCAAAGTGAGTGTCACATCAGTCATGTGCAGGAGCtgacagcagtggaggagaaaTGAATACAGGCTGGTCTGAGTATCCATGTCTGTCAAAGACAGTATTGCAGGAGTATCAGTGTGAAAAATAACACTTTGATGGACACAACCCCAAACTGGGATCTTAGCCCAGGTCTAACAGGGTTTCAAACTGGCAGATCTGAGGCTGTAGGTCAGTTTCTATGATGTGAGGAGGGATGACTTGAAGGCTCATTTCGGGTTGTCTCGTAAATGAGAGCCTGTTATGCAGTGATACCCTCAAGATGAGTTCATTTCTTGGAGAATTAAAGTGTATTTAAGCGTGGAACACGCCATTGAGATTAGTAGCTTTTTGATTTGCATAAACTAATAAGACAACATGCTAGACAGCCTGATTTTGCCAAAATATCAGACTTCAGTCTTTCTAACTCTTCCTCACTGTTCCTCTTAGGACCTGACGGCTCTGGCCAAGGAGCTCCGCGCCGTAGACGACGTGAGGCCTCACCACAAGGTCACCGACTACTCCTCGTCAAGCGAGGAGTCTGGCACCACCGAcgaggaagatgatgaggagGTGGACCAGGAGGCGGGTGAGGAGTCCACCTCTGGAGCTGAGGACTCCAGGGCCGGGTAGGTGGATCTGTGGTGGTGTAGTTTCAGCATTGTTGGCCTTTCAGTGACTTCTCATCTATTTCACATGTGAATTTAAAACACGATAAGATACTATGCATTGTCAGACCCGTCAGTGTCGCATGGCTTTTCTGCATGACTGTTAACACTGGTCTGGTTACGGATGTCAGATATCCCCATGGCTTCTGCAGGAGGCTGAGCAACGGGGAGACGGAGTCTGCAAAGACCATGCTGGTGGAGGACTCGGAGAGCGAGCAGGGCACTACGCCCTCCAAGGACGGCACGCTGGTCATCAGACAGgtaagaggaggaggcgggaaTTGGACTTAACATCAAATTCTTGTTTAGTTCAAGGCATATATCTAGTTGATAGAGGTGTCATTTGTCTATGTTGTTCATCCACCCATTCTCCACCATTTCTTCTGCCTTCCTTCCTGTTCCGAGCCTTTTTTATGTTATTGTTGTCATGAAAGACTTGCTGCTATTAGATGATCTAATACGTCACATAGATGTAGATGATATTTAGCGCGACATGCAAAGCAGTGACGGTCTCCAAACGTGAGTTTAAAGAATATCTTACGTATGATGTCGGGATAAGCTCACTGGCAGCCAAACATacatctcctccctctctccacctgcTTGCTCGAGCCCAAGTATGCCTGTTCTTGCTTCCAGAGCACGGTTGACATAAAGCAGTTGGTCaatctctcatcctcctcttcctcggctGGCCCTGGCCACGCCCACGGCCAGCCCCAACCCCCCAGCCACAGCCTCCCAGAGAAAAACGGCTTTGCCGGCCGCATACACCACCTCCCAGACCTTATCCAGCAGAGCCATCACTCCCCTTCCTCTTCCACGACCATCCCttccgcctcctccacctcctcctcctcttcctccttcccctcatCATCTAGCCATGCCAGTCCTGCCATGTCCCCACAGAACCCCCTGGACAAGTTCACTGCC
This genomic window contains:
- the LOC139351976 gene encoding mitogen-activated protein kinase kinase kinase kinase 4-like isoform X7, which produces MANDSPAKSLVDIDLASLRDPAGIFELVEVVGNGTYGQVYKGRHVKTGQLAAIKVMDVTEDEEEEIKLEINMLKKYSHHRNIATYYGAFIKKSPPGHDDQLWLVMEFCGAGSITDLVKNTKGNQLKEDWIAYISREILRGLAHLHAHHVIHRDIKGQNVLLTENAEVKLVDFGVSAQLDRTVGRRNTFIGTPYWMAPEVIACDENPDATYDYRSDLWSCGITAIEMAEGAPPLCDMHPMRALFLIPRNPPPRLKSKKWSKKFFSFIESCLVKNYTQRPPTEQLLKHPFIRDQPNERQVRIQLKDHIDRTKKKRGEKDETEYEYSGSEEEEEDPPEQEGEPSSIVNVPGESTLRRDFIRLQQENKERSEALRRQQLLQEQQLREQEEYKRQLLAERQKRIEQQKEQRRRLEEQQRREREMRRQQEREQRRREQEEKRRIEEMDRRRKEEEERRRAEDEKRRNDREQEYIRRQLEEEQRHLEMLQEQLLREQAMLLADERYRKNIQGSPQTAPPPKQPPLPPRSSEPFSNGGSASEASAMHRPMEPQVQWSHLAALKSSNSAAPSPPPPPVVSRSQSFSEPGGVTSSFAQLHLRSQDPHHHHHHHHHHHPSPARTDPQPQPPLHHPPAHTRAEHQASSEEVPPKVPVRTTSRSPVLSRRESPLPSQPSNQGGQRNAGGNVEQRPLWDRVEKLQPRPGSGSSSASSNSSSQASPGDRFRPRSSSKSEGSPLQRPENVPKKQDEKNLARPTRPADLTALAKELRAVDDVRPHHKVTDYSSSSEESGTTDEEDDEEVDQEAGEESTSGAEDSRAGRLSNGETESAKTMLVEDSESEQGTTPSKDGTLVIRQSTVDIKQLVNLSSSSSSAGPGHAHGQPQPPSHSLPEKNGFAGRIHHLPDLIQQSHHSPSSSTTIPSASSTSSSSSSFPSSSSHASPAMSPQNPLDKFTAIESQSESNSMSKHKSSSSFTPFIDPRLLQISPSSGSSLNNMAGFGQDGRLADPLRSDPSRKGSVVNVNPVNTRPPSDTPEIRKYKKRFNSEILCAALWGVNLLVGTESGLMLLDRSGQGKVYPLINRRRIQQMDVLEGLNVLVTISGKKNKLRVYYLSWLRNKILHNDPEVEKKQGWVNVGDLEGCVHYKVVKYERIKFLVLALKNAVEVYAWAPKPYHKFMAFKSFGDLVHKPLLVDLTVEEGQRLKVIYGSCSGFHAVDVDSGAVYDIYLPTHIQTSIQCHAIIILPNTDGIELLVCYEDEGVYVNTYGRITKDVVLQWGEMPTSVAYIRSNQIMGWGEKAIEIRSVETGHLDGVFMHKRAQRLKFLCERNDKVFFASVRPGGASQVYFMTLGRTSLMSW